In Physeter macrocephalus isolate SW-GA chromosome 2, ASM283717v5, whole genome shotgun sequence, a single window of DNA contains:
- the MYO1F gene encoding unconventional myosin-If, producing MGSKERFHWQSHNVKQSGVDDMVLLPQITEDAIVGNLRKRFMDDYIFTYIGSVLISVNPFKQMPYFTDREIDLYQGAAQYENPPHIYALTDNMYRNMLIDCENQCVIISGESGAGKTVAAKYIMGYISKVSGGGEKVQHVKDIILQSNPLLEAFGNAKTVRNNNSSRFGKYFEIQFSRGGEPDGGKISNFLLEKSRVVMQNESERNFHIYYQLLEGASQEQRQNLGLMTPDYYYYLNQGDTYKVDGTDDRSDFSETLSAMQVIGIPPNVQQLVLQLVAGILHLGNISFCEDGNYARVESEDLLAFPAYLLGIDSGRLQEKLTSRKMDSRWGGRSESIDVTLNVEQAAYTRDALAKGLYSRLFNFLVEAINRAMQKPQEEYSIGVLDIYGFEIFQKNGFEQFCINFVNEKLQQIFIELTLKAEQEEYVQEGIRWTPIQYFNNKIVCDLIENKLNPPGIMSVLDDVCATMHATGGGADQTLLQKLQAAVGTHEHFNSWSAGFVIHHYAGKVSYDVSGFCEKNRDVLFSDLIELMQTSEQAFLRMLFPEKLDVEKKGRPSTAGSKIKKQANDLVSTLRKCTPHYLRCIKPNETKRPRDWEENRVKHQVEYLGLKENIRVRRAGFAYRRQFAKFLQRYAILTPETWPHWRGDERQGVQHLLRAVNMEPDQYQMGSTKVFVKNPESLFLLEEMRERKFDGFARTIQKAWRRHVAVRKYEEMREEASNILLNKKERRRNSINRNFVGDYLGLEERPELRQFLGKRERVDFADSVNKYDRRFKAIKRDLILTPKCVYVIGREKVKKGPEKGQVREVLKKKLEIQALRGVSLSTRQDDFFILQEDAADSFLESVFKTEFVSLLCKRFEEAVRRPLPLTFSDTLQFRVKKEGWGGGGTRSVTFSRGSGDVAMLKASGRTLSVGVGDGLPKSSKPTRKGMAQGKPRRSAQAPTWAAPAPPRGLDRNGVPPSARGGPLPLEFTSRRGSQKPPQGPPSSALGASRRPRARPPSEHSTEFLNVPDQGMAGMQRKRSIGQRPVPGVGRPKPQPRTHGPRCRALYQYVGQDVDELSFNVNEIIEILMEDSSGWWKGRLHGQEGLFPGNYVEKI from the exons ggcagcAAGGAGCGTTTCCACTGGCAGAGCCACAACGTGAAGCAGAGTGGTGTGGACGACATGGTGCTACTGCCCCAGATCACCGAGGACGCCATCGTGGGCAACCTCCGCAAGCGCTTCATGGACGACTACATCTTT ACCTACATCGGCTCCGTGCTCATCTCCGTAAACCCCTTCAAGCAGATGCCCTACTTCACTGACCGCGAGATCGACCTCTACCAGGGCGCG GCCCAGTACGAGAATCCCCCGCACATCTATGCCCTCACAGACAACATGTACCGGAACATGCTCATTGACTGTGAGAACCAGTGTGTCATCATCAG TGGAGAAAGTGGAGCCGGCAAGACGGTGGCAGCTAAATACATCATGGGCTACATCTCCAAGGTGTCGGGCGGAGGCGAGAAGGTCCAG CATGTGAAGGACATCATCCTGCAATCAAACCCACTGCTGGAAGCCTTTGGCAATGCCAAGACTGTGCGCAACAATAATTCCAGTCGCTTT GGCAAGTACTTTGAGATCCAGTTCAGCCGTGGTGGGGAGCCAGATGGGGGCAAGATCTCCAACTTCTTGCTGGAGAAATCCCGAGTGGTCATGCAGAATGAAAGCGAGAGGAACTTCCACATCTACTACCAG CTGCTGGAAGGGGCTTCTCAGGAGCAGCGGCAGAACCTGGGGCTCATGACCCCCGACTACTATTACTACCTCAACCAAGGAGACACCTACAAGGTCGATGGCACCGATGACCGGAGCGACTTCAGTGAGACTCTG AGTGCCATGCAGGTCATAGGGATCCCGCCCAATGTCCAGCAGCTGGTCCTGCAGCTTGTGGCAGGGATCTTGCACCTGGGAAACATCAGCTTCTGCGAAGATGGGAATTATGCCCGGGTGGAGAGCGAAGACC TCTTGGCCTTCCCCGCCTACCTCCTGGGCATTGACAGCGGGCGGCTGCAGGAGAAGCTGACCAGCCGCAAGATGGACAGCCGCTGGGGCGGGCGCAGCGAGTCCATTGACGTGACCTTGAACGTGGAGCAGGCGGCCTACACTCGGGACGCCCTGGCCAAGGGGCTCTACTCCCGTCTCTTCAACTTCCTCGTAGAG GCCATTAACCGTGCCATGCAGAAGCCCCAGGAGGAGTACAGTATCGGTGTGCTTGACATCTATGGCTTTGAGATCTTCCAG AAAAACGGCTTTGAGCAGTTCTGCATCAACTTCGTCAATGAGAAGCTACAGCAGATCTTTATCGAACTCACCCTGAAGGCTGAACAG GAGGAGTACGTACAGGAGGGCATCCGCTGGACCCCCATCCAGTACTTCAACAACAAAATCGTCTGTGACCTCATCGAAAACAAGCTG AACCCACCAGGCATCATGAGCGTCCTGGACGACGTGTGCGCCACCATGCACGCCACGGGCGGCGGCGCCGACCAGACGCTGCTGCAGAAGCTGCAGGCGGCCGTGGGCACCCACGAGCACTTCAACAGCTGGAGTGCCGGCTTCGTCATCCACCACTACGCGGGCAAG GTATCCTATGATGTCAGCGGCTTCTGCGAGAAGAACCGTGATGTCCTCTTCTCCGACCTCATAGAGCTGATGCAGACCAGTGAGCA GGCCTTCCTCCGGATGCTCTTTCCTGAGAAGCTGGATGTAGAAAAGAAGGGCCGCCCCAGTACAGCCGGCTCCAAGATCAAG AAACAAGCCAACGACCTGGTATCCACGCTGAGGAAGTGCACACCCCACTACCTCCGCTGCATCAAGCCCAACGAGACCAAGAGGCCCCGTGACTGGGAGGAGAACAG GGTCAAGCACCAGGTGGAGTATCTGGGCCTAAAGGAGAACATCAGGGTGCGCCGGGCAGGCTTCGCCTACCGCCGCCAGTTTGCCAAGTTCCTGCAGAG gTATGCTATTCTGACCCCCGAGACGTGGCCGCACTGGCGTGGGGACGAGCGTCAGGGGGTCCAGCACTTGCTGCGGGCGGTCAACATGGAGCCAGACCAGTATCAGATGGGGAGCACCAAGGTCTTCGTCAAGAACCCTGAGTCC CTCTTCCTTCTGGAGGAGATGCGAGAGCGCAAGTTCGATGGCTTTGCCCGCACCATCCAGAAGGCCTGGCGGCGCCACGTGGCAGTCCGGAAGTACGAGGAGATGCGGGAGGAAG CTTCCAACATCCTGCTGAACAAGAAGGAGCGGAGACGGAACAGCATCAATAGGAACTTCGTTGGGGACtacctggggctggaggagcgGCCAGAGCTGCGTCAGTTCCTGGGCAAGAGGGAGCGAGTGGACTTTGCTGACTCGGTCAACAAGTACGACCGCCGCTTCAAG GCCATCAAGAGGGACTTGATCCTGACGCccaagtgtgtgtatgtgattgGGCGGGAGAAGGTGAAGAAGGGACCTGAGAAGGGCCAGGTGCGTGAGGTCCTGAAGAAGAAGCTGGAGATCCAGGCCTTACGGGGAGTTTCCCTCAG cacgaGGCAGGACGACTTCTTCATCCTCCAAGAAGACGCGGCCGACAGCTTCCTGGAGAGCGTCTTCAAGACCGAGTTCGTCAGCCTCCTGTGCAAGCGCTTCGAGGAGGCGGTGCGGAGGCCCCTGCCCCTCACCTTCAGCGACAC ACTACAGTTCCGGGTGAAGAAGGAGGGCTGGGGCGGAGGTGGCACCCGCAGCGTCACTTTCTCCCGTGGCTCCGGCGACGTGGCGATGCTCAAGGCTAGCGGCCGGACCCTCTCGGTCGGCGTGGGTGATGGACTGCCCAAAAGCTCCA AGCCTACACGGAAGGGAATGGCCCAGGGAAAACCCAGAAGGTCGGCCCAGGCCCCTACCTGGGCAGCTCCCGCGCCCCCTAGAG GCCTGGATCGCAATGGGGTGCCTCCCTCTGCCAGAGGGGGCCCCCTACCCCTGGAGTTCACATCCAGACGGGGCTCCCAGAAGCCACCACAGGGCCCTCCGTCCTCAGCCTTGGGAGCCAGCAGACGCCCACGGGCACGGCCCCCCTCTGAGCACAGCACAGAATTCCTCAATGTGCCTGACCAGGGCATGGCTGG CATGCAGAGGAAGCGCAGCATAGGGCAGAGACCTGTGCCCGGCGTGGGCCGACCTAAGCCCCAGCCACGGACACATGGCCCAAGGTGCCGGGCACTGTACCAGTATGTGGGCCAAGATGTGGATGAGCTGAGCTTCAACGTGAATGAGATCATCGAGATCCTCATGGAAG ATTCCTCAGGCTGGTGGAAAGGCCGGCTGCATGGCCAGGAGGGCCTTTTCCCAGGAAACTATGTGGAGAAGATCTGA